The Anastrepha obliqua isolate idAnaObli1 chromosome 5, idAnaObli1_1.0, whole genome shotgun sequence DNA window ATCAATGGCATCGCTTCGTCCGTGGACAGTTTGATATTTTCTCGTGTCCTCTAAATAATGTAAAGTAATGTCGGTgtcaaatgttttattttgtttcatatgcAATGGAACGTTGCTGTCTTTCGTTACCATCCCGTTGGTGGTTGATATTTCGAGGCAGTTTTCAGGCGGTACAAATTCCACGGTATTAGTTTCTGAATCCGAATGGTCCTCGCTTGGTTGAATTTCTCTGGTATATGCATTTTTGGCtcgtctctctctctctcttgaaGAGCCAGAGTGAAAGGATGAACGTATTCTgcttttacttttcttaatCAATCTATTTGTATACACTTTAAAGTTGTCCCGTGTAGTTTTACTATGAGATAAATTTCTTGCCCGCTTTGAAGGTATTGAAGCTACAATATTTTCCGATTTCTGAGGTATTTGGGCCGAAGACTGTGAACGTCGTGCTAAAGTTTCATCTAAGAAAGACAAATGTGTTCGGCCAGTCCATTTTAAATAGCGGTTATGTACAGCTTCTAGGCTTGCAGCATCAGTGACTTTATTTAATTGATTCTTGTACTTAACATACGAGTCCCGCAAATTTTTCCATCTGGATTTAACTTTcatagctaaaaaaaaaaacattttaatcagtTTTAGAAAGACAGTCAAACGGTTTGAAAGATAGTAAAGAAACTGCGTTTGCCTTTTTAGCAAGCAAATAAAACATTGTGTAAAAATAGTTCCCAGCTTGCTTATATATGCGCACAAAGCATGACAAATAAGTGACGGGAATTTAGTTACAGCTCGGGAAAGAGTTTCGTATATATACATGGCAAGAAAGGATCATTGGTTTGTATGttatgtaaatttttcgaaAGTAGATTTCTTAATGGTGTCCTGAAATAAAGCGACTCTCATTATAAGCAACGTGATTCCCGGCCCGGGATATTTGAATACTTTGACTTCGACGACGGCAAATAGGGTTAGCGTTGCACGGTATAGAGTGAAGAGTGGTTAATGAATGAATGCCCAAGCCGCGGTTGAAGGCATGTTGATAATTTTAATTGGTACCCGTGGGCAAACAATGACCAGACAGTTCTGTGAATGAGTCCTGAAGTAACATTGGATACCCAGTCTCCGTGCACAACTTGACATTGCCTGGACCTTGCACTATGACAACGCGCTAACCCAttcatattgttgttgttgcaagaGCGTAAACATTTGATTTAAATGTTGCTGAAGCGAGTCTTTGGCCGCATAAAAGTCCCGGTCGTTTCATTAACGCAGAACAGATTGTCGCGGGAACGAAATTTTATTTCCGGAACTTCATTGCCAATCTTTGTACATTGTATCCCTGCGAATCACTTTCCAACTTGTtgattaatatatgtacatatgcatgtatatacttACGAGACATTTTCAACTCCTCTCCAATTTTTTTCCAAGCTTGCTCCTTGGCACTTAGATTTTTATATTCCTTATGTTGATCATCATAGAGATACGGATGGATCTGTACTTTAGAAATTAACACTTCACTTAATTCATCCATTACTAGGATATTTAATAAATGTTattgaaaagaaactaaaatgacgctaaaaacaaaaccaaagctACGGCGAAATGGATTCCATATAAAATGCGTTGCCAGACGAGAAAGAATAATGAAGTCTTATTACAAGAAGACTGCACGCACCTACATACATAATCAATTTTGAATGgcctaaaaaatgtatttaatactGGGTCTCGCTATTAATAGGTTTCTTTGCGTAAAAAACCAGTAAGAATTATCCATCAACGAAATTATTAAGAATTTCCTTATGTGTTCCCTTTAAATGAGAGATATTTAGGAATTTCTCCGCGAATTCAAATTTTGCAGAATCTTGAAAGTTTCAATAGGTTTGTTCGCGTGAAAGACCAATATGAGTTATCCAGCAAAGCAATTCCTGAGAAGAACATTACTTTTCGTCATGTTCAAAGGGGCTTTAATATCGGCAAAGAGATAGTATGTGTTTATTTTGTCTTCACGGGGCTGTATTGTAAGAATATGGTCGATGATTTTTACCACACTGATAAAATGAGTTGAATGGCGGCTTCCAGTTTCTCGCCCAGCGCTGCATGTTCACCGTATATGAGCATATTAGCGAGCATATtcgccaaaaaccaaaaatatttgccgtacATGCGTACGGTGAAGGGTGATTTGGCTGCTAAGGTGTAATTCGATTACCGGCACATCAACATTTGAGAGCCGCAACTCGCTCCCGCCCCTCCAGTCAAGCTTTAGCCTCCACAGGTAGCCTCTATTGGCTTCTGCATAACGGGGAATATAAGCGGTAACAGTGAATTGCCTGGATTCCCCGTCTGTAGAGACTGCTGTCATGGTGAGTATGGTTGACGCTGCGGCCATTTGAGCTACCAAATCGTTGCCATTCTCATGGAGCTCACGGTTTCATCACTTACGGCTTCATCGTCTTGTCCCCGGTAACCTTTTCTCTCCATGGGATAACAGTGGCAGAACTGCACTGGTAATTCAGCCGGAACCTTACTTCCTTATGTTTTCATAGGAGTCCTCCTCAATACCCAGGTTGAGTCTGTTTAAGACACCAAACTTTCACCTTAAGGCTGCTATTCTGCGCCCTGAGCAGCCAAATTGCAGAGGCCATAGATTTGTCTAGGGAGGTAAACTGGCATATTATGGGTGAATGGTATATTATCCACCCTCTTGGTTTCTAGCTACAGACCTTTCTACTCCGCAATTCTGGGTGCCATACCTGCAAGTAACTCCGCGGTTTTCTCATTCTGCAGTCTACAAGCAGAATACTTGACTTCAAATAAGTCCGTCGGTGGATAGGTTCAGTCTTTAAGGACTTCCCACAGTGAACAATTGCGGCCCATTCTTATTTCAAGGGGCCGGGATGCCTCATCGCCTCTTAGGCCATGTTGCCGGAGGTGGTGGATGTGGCCATAGGAGCTGGTTGCCTGTGGGAAGGCCCACTTTTTCATTGTCTGTTTGGTTCTGCTTTCAGAGTACATACAGGCATTGATAAAACAACAAATGTGATTTTTGGTATTCAAATGTTATGATTAAATGTAGTAAGACATAACAACAGTTACGGTTCTGTGGGAATAGACAGAGATAATCATTGTAGGCCTGTCGCAATGGATTCGTTACGGTAATGCATTTGACTGACTTTATGACATGTAATTTTTACTccctttgtttgttttgtattaaagGAGCCTGACGTCAGGCctgtcaaaattataaataaagtaactgttttgggaaAACGCCATCTTcagtattcaattcgccttgggaTCTATTTAGCTGTTAGTCAAATTCGTTGTCGCAACGGATGCCATgggccaaggcgaatttattgaAGGTGATGTTGGTAAAACAGCTGAGtttttttcgccgtgtccatatggctgtcagctcagaataaaacaaggcgaattcattatttgttttctagtttctcaatacttttgTGGGAACACAGCTGAAAGTGTCGTACGGGAACACACCTATACCTATCCTTATGGCCACAAtgaattcattattcatttttattcattattcaatttaattttaacgtCGTTATTCGTTCTAATGGCCTCTGgacggtcaagcattgtttgacaagaactttatatgtgtgcgtgtcggctgaTTGACATCcggctaatatctaaaatttttgattttcatcattcaaaagccgacaacaagtatgtgtgacacgacgacacccgactgcactaacacacacaaagctcagtcaagcatgctggaccGTCTCCCGAGGCCATAAGAAAGAGATGATTCGAGAAGCGTTCTTGCAAACGACAAGACATATAAATTTAGAGTTCCTTTATAAGTTATAAGTTTTATTCTTAACAGTCTTGAATTAAACATCACAAATAAAGagtgttaataaaataaaatcatatgtgGGGGTTTTAGTCCCCCACACTTTGATTTAACAATCACACgtacagaacagatttgttggtgtagtgccaccacctttaatgaatgcaccTTGGGTGGTATACAATAAAATAGAATCTGGAGGCCCATTGCGTGTACCACTGAACAGAAAACATTAAAGTtaaagtacatatttttatgataaaatattttccatcgacgaaattgaaacgaaaaaatgCTAAACTTACCAGTCAGCGTTAAACTAACGCCCTCAAAGGTTAGGGTGGCCAAGCAAACAACATAATTTATTgtgttacattttttccaaaaagaaaatctttattcatatttctctttttttgtaatattttttctcagttttttgttcttttcttcaatttcataaactaattttatgctattaatttagttaaattattttaatttttaatgtattaatTATCGTCAATGtgacgaaacagttttttgtCTGTTAATAACGATCGATCGGCAACAGACCTTGTATGCATTataacttattttaaattttaatttcttacttaTCTTTTAAATTAAGAtataattaattgtcggttttaaTCTTTACATGCAATTTAATATTAGTATttctaattgttttgtttttctttatgtaatatttctaaaatttcttaCTTCAAACGCAATgatattattgaatttttcatacATTAGTTTTCAATTATGTATCAAATAATAATCAACATTTAATTATGagtgagtttaaaaatattaaatttgttaaaatacaattttaacgGATGAggattatgaaaaattaaaaaatttcgactAAGTTTTTTGGGTGGGTTCGGTTTTTGTATTtatctgttttgttttgtttctcttTTATTGGGgtgcacaaaaaattaaaaaaaaaaataaaaacgaaatttaagtaaaaataaatttaacaatgGCAATAGTGAGAGGgcggattattttatttttagtattggTTTTTAAGCAATGTTTATTAACAGCTAAAGTTTGTATAACtctcattttatttcatcttaatttttaaagcaaatcataacaattaattaaattgcctagttttacttaattattcaataatatattttttttattaatttccaattcatcaaatttcctaagatttatttttaagtgaaaacaaatatttttagtataccCACGTACAAGGATTTTCGTAGAATTCACTTTATTTACTAACCTTTAAGTTTACATATACACACtatgattttcttttattttactttagagtttcttgcaaatttttctattaattcgCAAATAATACGATACCGAATAATTCACAAAACAGAAAAGCGTTTTTAACAAGGTGTCTTTGTGGAGTTGAATTTATGTTTGGtctttgattaatttttctatttttattgaatagaaatatttaatgaaattgcgAATGATTTGTGGTAAGCTTACCGACTCCGACTTAAGATAATTGTTCAAAGGATAAAAAATTTCCGATATAAAATATTCTTGTGAAagtaaaaaaggaagaaaactgTATCGCAGGATTAGTAACAACAAccataacaacaaaaatgtatatagaCAAACGCATACTCGTATTAGGATGAAGCGGTAAcatggaaatatttaaaaaacttgacACTTCGAAAGTGTATTCCGCAAGGTTGCACATTTTATATGAAATGGGTAAAATCCTGCTTTTTGGCTTTAAAAATGccatttactatttattttattgtatattcttTCTGCTCCTGTTTTCGCCGATTTGTGGTATTTTCCACTGACtcgctgtacgtatttgaatattatataattcgaaaagttatgaGAATCCTGCTGCGAAACTTGCTGaggatatatatattatataagcttttattaaaaaaaaaaattagttgtatatTCTCTGTTTTAGACATTACCTGGCTAGTGTCTATAAATTAAAGCAGAAAGTGGCAGTTACAGTCAGGCAGACTCACAAAACACAGCTCAGAAGAATTTAGTGCAAAATATtgcaacaaatactttttttctctgTACTGGAATCTCTAGTGCAGTTAACCAATAGATCTAATAACTTGCATGCTGCTCTGACGC harbors:
- the LOC129247604 gene encoding transcription factor Adf-1-like, producing MDELSEVLISKVQIHPYLYDDQHKEYKNLSAKEQAWKKIGEELKMSPMKVKSRWKNLRDSYVKYKNQLNKVTDAASLEAVHNRYLKWTGRTHLSFLDETLARRSQSSAQIPQKSENIVASIPSKRARNLSHSKTTRDNFKVYTNRLIKKSKSRIRSSFHSGSSRERERRAKNAYTREIQPSEDHSDSETNTVEFVPPENCLEISTTNGMVTKDSNVPLHMKQNKTFDTDITLHYLEDTRKYQTVHGRSDAIDYLFSSYAQTFRALNLRQQVNIKIEMAKLFASAELESLH